A window of the Cucurbita pepo subsp. pepo cultivar mu-cu-16 chromosome LG01, ASM280686v2, whole genome shotgun sequence genome harbors these coding sequences:
- the LOC111810288 gene encoding protein FLX-like 2, translated as MGSKGRFPPPHTRRPLPGSGVLHPEAFGHGVRPPPATFPPFDILPPPEVMEQKLAGQHVEIQKLATENQRLAATHGTLRQELAAAQHELQILHAQIGAVKSEREQQTRNLSDKIAKMEAELQAAEPIKLELQQTKAEAQNLIVARQELITRVQHLTQDLQRAHADVQQVPVLMSELESLKQEYQHCRATYDYEKKLYNDHLESLQVMEKNYVTMARELEKLRAELTNTASLDRRHVGPYGTTQNNEMEASGHPAGQNTYEDGYGVGQGRGQLSATVGGASNAGATAYTGPQTGSTATRPNFDPARGSQRGPGYEGPRGSIYDSQRPGYDGQRGPGYNVPGLRAGYDAHSRRVAGHTAPGNTAPYGSSTPPDRGGGYKAPARGGGNPGRR; from the exons ATGGGCAGTAAAGGTCGCTTTCCGCCTCCACATACGAGGCGTCCTCTTCCAGGTTCTGGTGTACTGCATCCAGAAGCATTTGGTCATGGGGTTCGTCCTCCACCAGCTACATTTCCTCCCTTTGACATATTGCCTCCTCCAGAAGTAATGGAACAGAAGCTAGCTGGGCAACATGTTGAGATACAGAAACTCGCAACTGAGAATCAGAGGCTCGCAGCTACCCATGGAACCTTGAGGCAAGAACTTGCTGCTGCGCAGCATGAGTTGCAGATTCTTCATGCTCAAATAGGAGCTGTGAAATCTGAAAGAGAACAGCAAACAAGGAATCTTTCTGATAAGATTGCAAAGATGGAAGCTGAATTACAAGCAGCTGAGCCAATTAAGTTAGAATTGCAGCAGACAAAAGCAGAAGCACAGAACTTGATTGTAGCAAGGCAAGAACTTATTACTAGAGTGCAACATTTGACCCAAGATCTTCAGAGGGCCCATGCAGACGTGCAGCAGGTTCCAGTTTTGATGTCAGAACTTGAGAGCTTGAAGCAGGAATATCAGCATTGTAG AGCGACCTATGACTATgagaaaaaattatacaatGATCATCTTGAGTCACTTCAAGTGATGGAAAAGAACTATGTCACTATGGCTAGGGAGCTGGAGAAGCTTAGGGCAGAGTTGACAAATACTGCTAGTTTAGACAGAAGACATG TTGGGCCTTATGGTACGACCCAAAACAATGAGATGGAGGCTTCTGGGCATCCAGCAGGACAAAATACTTATGAGGACGGCTATGGTGTTGGCCAG GGACGTGGTCAGCTGTCTGCTACTGTAGGTGGTGCATCCAATGCTGGTGCGACTGCATACACAGGACCTCAAACTGGTTCAACAGCAACACGACCCAACTTTGATCCAGCGAGGGGTTCCCAACGAGGACCTGGCTATGAAGGACCAAGAGGATCCATTTATGATTCCCAGAGGCCTGGTTATGATGGACAGAGAGGACCAGGTTACAATGTGCCTGGGTTACGAGCTGGGTATGATGCTCACTCTAGACGTGTTGCAGGACATACTGCACCTGGAAACACTGCTCCATATGGGTCTTCGACACCACCTGATCGTGGAGGTGGGTACAAAGCACCAGCTCGAGGTGGAGGAAACCCCGGTCGGAGATGA
- the LOC111788140 gene encoding proline dehydrogenase 2, mitochondrial-like — MARRILATQSKTPKRFFLYTFDRLLNTAASSPAAAFTAAAASPLNLTGSPAKPTVDFTDTSALFGSLSTLELLRAAANLHLAAVGPVVDAGIWIMNSKLMDVELIREAILGTVKHTFYRHFCAGEDDAAVRKTVRRLHDVGLRSMLDYALEYADDEESCDRNLDGFLKTIEATKSLPPGSASFVVAKVSAICPLRLLERVSDLLRWQHKNPCLNLPWKLKTLPIFSDSSPLYHTLKHPTPLTPQEEKSLQISHQRLIKICQACADANVPLAIDAEHTKVQPAIDYFTYSAAIDYNKDHNPIVYGTVQAYLKDAKDRLLLVAKAADNMKIPLGIKLVRGAYMSSESKLASSLGFSSPIHDTILDTHSCYDGCASFLLDNVVKSSSGVILATHNVESGKLAAAKAYEIGIGKLKHKLEFAQLYGMSEALSFGLRNAGFQVSKYMPFGPVDMVMPYLLRRAEENRGLLSTSNLDRKLMRKEMARRVKDCMR; from the exons CCTCCCCCGCTGCCGCCTTCACGGCTGCCGCCGCCTCCCCGCTCAATCTCACCGGCTCTCCGGCGAAACCCACGGTTGATTTCACCGACACAAGTGCCTTATTTGGGTCTCTTTCGACGTTGGAACTCTTACGCGCCGCCGCCAATCTCCACCTCGCCGCCGTCGGCCCCGTCGTGGACGCCGGGATATGGATCATGAACTCTAAACTGATGGACGTGGAATTGATTCGTGAGGCGATTTTAGGTACTGTTAAGCATACGTTTTACCGACATTTTTGCGCCGGCGAGGACGACGCGGCGGTTAGGAAAACCGTCCGACGGCTTCACGACGTCGGATTAAGGAGCATGCTTGATTACGCCCTGGAATATGCCGACGACGAGGAATCATGTGATCGGAATCTTGATGGGTTTCTTAAAACCATCGAAGCCACTAAATCGCTTCCGCCTGGTTCT GCAAGTTTTGTGGTGGCTAAAGTTAGTGCAATTTGCCCATTAAGATTGCTTGAAAGAGTGAGTGATTTATTAAGATGGCAACACAAAAACCCTTGTTTGAATCTCCCATGGAAGCTCAAAACCTTACCAATTTTCTCAGACTCAAGCCCTTTATACCACACCCTCAAACACCCCACTCCCCTAACTCCCCAAGAAGAGAAAAGCCTCCAAATCAGCCACCAAAGGCTCATCAAAATCTGTCAAGCCTGTGCCGATGCCAACGTTCCCTTAGCCATCGATGCCGAGCACACCAAAGTTCAACCCGCCATCGATTACTTCACGTACTCTGCCGCCATTGATTACAACAAAGACCACAATCCCATCGTCTATGGCACTGTCCAAGCCTATTTGAAGGACGCCAAAGACCGGTTGTTGTTGGTTGCTAAGGCTGCTGACAATATGAAAATTCCTCTTGGGATTAAGCTAGTGAGAGGTGCTTATATGTCTAGTGAATCCAAACTCGCGTCGTCTTTAGGGTTTTCGTCTCCTATTCACGATACCATTCTCGATACTCACTCGTGCTATGATGGTTGTGCGTCGTTCTTACTCGACAACGTCGTTAAGAGCTCGAGTGGTGTTATTCTTGCAACCCACAACGTTGAATCAG GGAAATTGGCGGCTGCCAAAGCATATGAGATAGGGATTGGGAAGTTGAAGCACAAGTTGGAGTTTGCCCAATTGTATGGGATGTCGGAAGCTCTTTCCTTTGGGTTGAGAAATGCAGGGTTTCAAGTGAGTAAATACATGCCATTTGGCCCTGTGGATATGGTAATGCCATATCTTTTGAGACGGGCGGAAGAGAATAGAGGTCTTCTATCTACGTCAAATCTCGATAGAAAACTTATGAG GAAGGAGATGGCAAGGAGGGTGAAAGATTGCATGAGGTGA
- the LOC111795199 gene encoding protein trichome birefringence-like 19: MNENTWNLNFRAVLNMKLHVFEAPIVNKSVLWNSHKGILLALTLLLVTIIPLSTNKNLPSSLPNLWKNTTNLKTVESEKKCDLFRGNWVPKSERPYYTNDTCDMMFEYQNCLKYGRPDREFLKWRWKPDDCELPLFDSAQFLEIVKGKSLAFVGDSVARNHMQSLLCLLSNVSHPVDVSPKYNLSYDFKRWFFADYNFTVARFWSPYLVKSKDADLNGFSANSLMNLYLDEADPSWNSAVESFDYVVFSAGQWFFRPQVYYENGQITGCFYCQQSNVTQVLNSYGYGKVFQTVFRTIMGLKGYKGVTFLRTFSPSHFENGDWDKGGNCARTVPFTKKEMKWKSFVVELHKAQVEAFKEAEKEGMKRDLEFKLLDTTEAMLMRPDGHPNHYSPRMNVSVADCVHWCLPGPIDTWNEFLFYILKTGRKDTH, from the exons ATGAATGAAAACACTTGGAATCTAAATTTCAGAGCTGTTCTCAACATGAAGCTTCATGTTTTTGAAGCTCCAATTGTAAACAAATCTGTGTTGTGGAATTCCCACAAAGGGATTCTGCTGGCTCTGACACTGCTTCTTGTTACCATCATTCCTCTGTCTACAAACAAAAACTTGCCTTCATCTCTGCCGAATCTCTGGAAGAACACAACCAACTTGAAGACAGTGGAATCAGAGAAGAAATGTGATTTGTTTCGTGGAAATTGGGTGCCCAAATCTGAGAGGCCATACTACACGAATGACACTTGTGACATGATGTTTGAGTATCAAAACTGTTTGAAGTATGGAAGACCTGACAGAGAGTTTTTGAAATGGAGGTGGAAGCCAGATGATTGTGAGCTTCCTCTCTTTGATTCTGCACAGTTCTTGGAAATTGTTAAAGGGAAATCTCTTGCTTTTGTTGGTGACTCTGTCGCTAGAAATCATATGCAGTCGCTCTTGTGTCTTCTCTCCAAT GTATCTCATCCGGTAGACGTTTCTCCAAAATACAATCTAAGCTATGATTTCAAGAGATGGTTCTTTGCTGATTACAATTTCACAGTGGCAAGATTCTGGTCACCGTATTTGGTTAAAAGCAAGGATGCAGACCTGAATGGTTTCTCCGCCAACAGCCTCATGAATCTATACTTGGATGAAGCAGACCCCTCCTGGAATTCCGCCGTCGAATCTTTCGACTACGTCGTCTTCTCAGCAGGACAGTGGTTCTTTCGCCCACAAGTATACTACGAAAATGGTCAAATAACAGGATGTTTCTATTGCCAGCAAAGTAACGTCACGCAGGTTTTGAACTCCTATGGCTATGGGAAAGTCTTCCAAACTGTGTTTAGAACAATTATGGGTCTCAAAGGCTACAAAGGGGTGACATTTCTGAGGACATTTTCTCCATCACACTTCGAGAATGGCGATTGGGACAAAGGAGGGAATTGTGCAAGGACAGTTCCATTtacaaagaaagagatgaagtGGAAAAGTTTTGTGGTTGAGTTACACAAGGCTCAGGTGGAAGCATTCAAAGAAGCAGAGAAGGAAGGGATGAAGAGAGACCTGGAATTCAAGCTGTTGGACACAACGGAAGCCATGCTGATGAGACCAGATGGGCATCCGAACCATTATTCTCCTCGTATGAATGTGAGTGTGGCTGACTGTGTGCACTGGTGTTTGCCAGGCCCCATTGACACATGGAATGAGTTCTTATTCTATATACTGAAAACTGGCAGGAAAGATACACATTAA
- the LOC111777771 gene encoding probable endo-1,3(4)-beta-glucanase ARB_01444, which translates to MLKKLRRNFKTFKTLISKTFNNSPSSSSSPSKPYKFLPLPLPLSPSEMSSPSQSFRQSLPPAVAPFPQTQSTVLPDPSNFFAPHLLSSPLPTNSFFQNFTVKNGDQPEYIHPYLIKSSLSAVSISYPSMFSNTAFGYQVFNADWTVSENPASVSQKPHIISSFSDLSLILDTPSGNLRFFLVRGSPFITFEAFNNTPISISTIHAILSFSSNSSQTKFTVTLNNNQTWLIYSSSPINLTHSLSQITSGGFSGIVRIVVLPNPHLESILDRFCSCYPVSGEVNFRNPSSLEYKWEKNGWGNLLMLAHPLHLRLLSSDDSAIVLDDFKYKSIDGDLVGVVGGSWVLKPDPVSITWHSINGIGEEFQSEIISALVKDVEGLKSSPITTTSSYFYGKAIARAARLALIAEEVNFLQVIPEVRKFLKDAIEPWLRGTFNGNGFLYDSKWGGLVTQQGASDSGADFGFGVYNDHHYHIGYFLYAIAVLVKIDPAWGRKFRPQAYSLMADFMNLSRRSSSKFPRLRCFDLYKLHSWASGLTEFADGRNQESSSEAVNAYYSAALLGLAYGDTHLASIGSTLTGLEIKAAQTWWQIRGGENLYETDFARENKVVGVLWSNKRDSGLWFAPPDWRECRLGIQLLPLLPITEALFSDATFAKELVDWTLPSLRREGVGEGWKGFAYALQGIYDKDGAVANIRNLKGFDDGNSLSNLLWWIHSRGGGEEGEGFGGGWKHWWFSH; encoded by the coding sequence ATGTTGAAGAAGCTCcgaagaaatttcaaaacattcaAAACCTTAATCAGCAAGACCTTCAACAACTCTCcatcttcgtcttcttcaccaTCCAAACCTTATAAATTCCTTCCATTGCCGCTTCCTCTGTCACCGTCGGAAATGTCGTCGCCGTCGCAATCATTCCGGCAATCATTACCACCCGCCGTCGCCCCCTTTCCTCAAACCCAATCCACCGTTCTTCCCGATCCTTCAAATTTCTTCGCTCCTCACCTTCTTTCCTCTCCACTTCCCACAAATTCCTTCTTCCAGAACTTCACCGTTAAAAATGGCGATCAGCCGGAATACATTCATCCCTATCTTATTAAATCCTCCCTCTCCGCCGTTTCAATTTCATACCCATCGATGTTCTCGAACACCGCTTTCGGATATCAGGTCTTCAATGCCGATTGGACCGTCTCTGAAAATCCCGCCTCTGTTTCGCAAAAACCCCATATAATATCATCCTTTAGTGATCTCAGTCTCATTCTTGATACCCCCTCCGGTAATCTCCGATTCTTCCTCGTTCGTGGAAGCCCATTTATTACTTTCGAGGCTTTCAACAATACCCCAATTTCAATCTCCACCATTCATGCGATTCTCTCGTTTTCATCCAATAGTTCGCAGACGAAATTCACTGTCACTCTCAACAACAACCAGACATGGCTGATTTACTCCTCGTCTCCGATTAATTTGACGCACAGCCTCTCGCAGATTACTTCCGGTGGATTCTCCGGCATCGTACGGATTGTGGTTTTGCCGAACCCACATTTGGAATCAATCCTCGATCGGTTCTGTTCTTGTTACCCTGTTTCAGGTGAGGTGAATTTCAGAAACCCTTCTTCTTTGGAGTATAAATGGGAGAAGAATGGTTGGGGAAATTTGTTAATGCTTGCACATCCTCTTCATCTTCGTTTACTCTCTAGCGATGATTCCGCCATTGTTCTTGATGATTTCAAGTACAAGAGTATCGATGGTGATCTAGTCGGCGTCGTTGGTGGCTCGTGGGTTTTGAAACCTGACCCTGTTTCTATAACATGGCATTCAATCAATGGCATTGGAGAGGAATTTCAAAGCGAAATTATCTCTGCGCTTGTGAAAGATGTTGAGGGTTTGAAATCTTCACCCATTACAACAACATCGTCTTATTTCTATGGGAAAGCGATTGCGAGAGCTGCTAGGCTCGCATTGATTGCTGAGGAAGTGAATTTTCTTCAGGTGATTCCTGAAGTGAGGAAGTTTTTGAAGGATGCTATTGAGCCATGGCTGCGTGGTACTTTCAATGGCAATGGGTTTCTATATGATAGTAAATGGGGTGGCCTTGTAACCCAACAAGGGGCTTCTGATTCTGGTGCTGATTTTGGATTTGGTGTCTATAATGATCACCATTATCATATTGGTTACTTTCTTTACGCCATTGCTGTGCTGGTCAAGATTGATCCAGCTTGGGGAAGAAAGTTTAGGCCTCAAGCTTACTCTTTAATGGCGGATTTCATGAACTTGAGTAGGAGATCTAGCTCAAAGTTCCCACGTTTGAGATGTTTTGACTTGTATAAACTGCACTCTTGGGCTTCGGGGTTGACCGAATTCGCCGACGGTCGGAATCAAGAGAGCAGCAGTGAGGCTGTGAATGCTTATTACTCTGCAGCTTTGTTGGGGTTGGCTTATGGAGATACTCATCTTGCTTCCATTGGATCAACACTAACAGGTTTAGAGATCAAGGCAGCTCAAACATGGTGGCAAATCAGGGGAGGGGAGAATCTTTATGAGACTGATTTCGCCAGAGAAAACAAGGTGGTTGGAGTGTTGTGGTCTAACAAAAGGGACAGTGGCTTGTGGTTTGCCCCTCCTGATTGGAGAGAATGTAGGCTTGGGATTCAGCTGCTGCCTTTATTGCCCATCACTGAGGCTTTGTTCTCTGATGCTACCTTTGCCAAGGAGCTTGTGGATTGGACATTGCCTTCTTTGAGAAGGGAAGGAGTTGGGGAAGGATGGAAGGGATTTGCTTACGCCTTGCAGGGCATTTACGACAAAGACGGGGCGGTGGCGAATATCCGAAACTTGAAGGGGTTCGACGACGGGAACTCGCTCTCTAATCTGTTGTGGTGGATCCATAgtagaggaggaggagaagaggGTGAAGGGTTTGGTGGTGGGTGGAAGCATTGGTGGTTTAGCCATTGA
- the LOC111795192 gene encoding protein trichome birefringence-like 19 — translation MKLHGNEVLPSGKSYTLHKILAIVITLVLLTVIPLIYNLINYSLFLHNTTSPTSPSSPYSNAIQQQDECDIFTGEWVPNPNAPYYTSSSCWAIHEHQNCMKYGRPDGGFMQWRWKPDACDLPIFNPSQFLDLMRDKSLAFVGDSVGRNQMQSLICLLSPVEYPKDVSYTSDENFKRWKYTTYNFTMASFWTPHLIKAAMGDSNGPTKTGLFNLYLDEYDQDWTTQIDEFDYIIISGGHWFFRPMVFYERHRIVGCHYCLLENVTDLGMYYGYRKAFRTAFKAINSLENFKGTTILRTFAPSHFENGLWNQGGNCLRTRPFRSNETQLEGHNLELYMIQMEEFKIAEREGRKRGRKFRVLDTTQAMLLRPDGHPSRYGHLASENVTLYNDCVHWCLPGPIDAWSDFLLEMLKMEGIRSARDGLQFG, via the exons ATGAAACTCCATGGCAACGAGGTGCTTCCCTCAGGGAAATCCTACACCCTCCACAAAATCCTAGCCATAGTCATCACTCTCGTCCTTCTCACAGTCATTCCCCTCATATACAACCTCATCAACTACTCCTTATTTCTCCACAACACCACCTCCCCCACCTCCCCTTCTTCTCCATACTCCAATGCCATTCAACAACAAGACGAGTGCGACATTTTCACCGGCGAATGGGTCCCAAACCCCAACGCCCCTTACTACACAAGCTCCTCTTGTTGGGCCATTCACGAGCACCAAAACTGCATGAAATATGGAAGGCCCGACGGCGGCTTCATGCAATGGAGATGGAAGCCCGACGCCTGTGACCTCCCCATTTTCAACCCTTCCCAATTTCTTGACCTCATGAGAGACAAGTCCTTGGCTTTTGTTGGTGACTCCGTTGGAAGAAACCAAATGCAATCCTTGATTTGCCTTCTTTCACCT GTGGAATATCCGAAGGACGTGTCGTACACGTCGGATGAGAATTTCAAGAGGTGGAAATACACCACCTATAATTTCACCATGGCCAGTTTCTGGACGCCTCATCTCATCAAAGCCGCCATGGGAGACTCTAACGGCCCCACCAAAACTGGTCTCTTCAATCTCTACTTGGACGAGTACGACCAGGACTGGACCACTCAGATTGATGAGTTTGACTACATCATCATCTCCGGCGGCCACTGGTTCTTCCGACCTATGGTTTTCTACGAACGCCACCGTATCGTCGGCTGCCATTACTGTCTCCTCGAAAATGTCACCGATCTCGGGATGTACTACGGATACCGGAAGGCCTTCCGAACGGCTTTCAAGGCCATAAACAGCCTGGAGAATTTTAAAGGAACGACGATTTTGAGAACCTTTGCGCCCTCGCATTTCGAGAATGGGCTTTGGAATCAAGGCGGAAATTGCTTGAGGACGAGGCCTTTCCGAAGCAACGAGACGCAATTGGAAGGTCATAATCTGGAGCTCTATATGATTCAGATGGAGGAATTCAAGATCGCGGAAAGGGAAGGGAGAAAACGAGGGCGGAAATTTAGGGTTCTTGATACGACGCAGGCTATGCTGCTGAGGCCGGACGGACATCCTAGCAGGTATGGGCATTTGGCGAGTGAGAATGTGACATTGTATAATGATTGTGTGCATTGGTGTTTGCCTGGCCCCATTGATGCTTGGAGTGATTTCTTGCTTGAGATGTTGAAGATGGAAGGGATTAGATCAGCCAGGGATGGGCTACAATTTGGTTAG
- the LOC111805365 gene encoding uncharacterized protein LOC111805365 has product MVTSQQPKRRVAFVLIDGLGDVSIPKFGFKTPLQVAKVPNLDAIASAGVNGLMDPVEVGLGCGSDTAHLSLLGYDPRVYYRGRGAFESMGAGLAMSPGDIAFKSNFATLDEKSGIVTSRRADRHFEEEGPILCASLDRLKIPSFPEYEVRVRYATEHRCGVVVKGPNLSGNISGTDPLKDNRLLLQAEALDDSKEAKLTAAVVNELSKEISRILVSHPINAKRAAEGKNIANLVLLRGCGIRIEVPPFEKKHDLWPCMVAPTKIIAGLGLSLGIDILDAPGATGDYRTLLTSKATAIANGLSAPLQSCPNVFVPGENELKPGRTDGYDFGFLHVKAIDDAGHDKATIFKVKGMEAVDRAIGQLAKLLWKAESSGKFQYYLCVTGDHSTPVEYGDHSFEPVPFTICRLKDFVGAMGGESVIAGISLDPFPLPTIVASEDFNWISEERSADSQAFGGDSVCEFDEISAAKGCLGRFPGGEMMGIIKRFLKLDA; this is encoded by the exons ATGGTTACTTCCCAGCAACCTAAGAGAAGAGTGGCATTTGTGCTGATCGATGGGCTGGGCGATGTCTCAATACCAAAATTTGGATTTAAGACTCCTTTGCAAGTGGCCAAAGTTCCTAACTTGGATGCAATTGCTTCTGCTGGAGTTAATGGTCTCATGGACCCTGTCGAagtagggttgggttgtggAAGTGACACAGctcatctttctcttttgggctaTGACCCTAGAGTATATTATAGGGGTCGAGGTGCATTCGAATCCATGGGAGCTGGATTGGCTATGTCACCTGGCGATATTGCGTTCAAG TCGAACTTTGCTACATTGGACGAGAAGTCGGGAATAGTAACCAGTAGGAGGGCTGATAGACACTTTGAGGAGGAAGGGCCAATATTATGTGCATCACTTGATAGACTGAAGATACCAAGTTTCCCAGAGTATGAAGTTAGAGTGAG GTATGCCACAGAGCATAGATGTGGTGTGGTTGTTAAAGGACCAAATTTGAGTGGGAATATATCGGGAACAGACCCTTTGAAGGACAACCGCTTGCTTTTGCAAGCAGAGGCTTTAGATGATTCTAAGGAAGCAAAGCTTACTGCAGCTGTTGTTAATGAGTTATCCAAGGAAATCTCACGAATCCTGGTTTCTCACCCAATAAATGCAAAGCGTGCAGCGGAAGGGAAGAACATAGCCAATCTTGTTCTTTTACGAGGTTGTGGGATTCGAATTGAG GTCCCTCCATTTGAGAAGAAACATGATTTGTGGCCATGCATGGTGGCTCCCACCAAAATTATAGCTGGGCTCGGCTTATCGCTAGGAATTGATATCCTAGATGCTCCAGGAGCAACCGGAGATTATCGAACACTCTTAACCTCCAAAGCCACTGCGATCGCAAACGGACTCTCAGCTCCTTTGCAATCTTGCCCCAATGTTTTTGTGCCAGGAGAAAATGAGCTCAAACCAGGTCGGACAGATGGTTATGATTTTGGGTTCCTTCATGTTAAG GCAATAGACGATGCGGGGCACGATAAGGCAACTATATTCAAAGTTAAGGGAATGGAAGCTGTAGATAGAGCAATAGGACAGCTAGCCAAGCTTCTATGGAAGGCAGAATCTAGTGGCAAGTTCCAGTACTACCTCTGTGTGACAGGAGACCACTCCACTCCAGTTGAGTATGGAGATCACAGCTTTGAGCCAGTTCCATTTACAATATGCAGATTGAAAGACTTTGTAGGCGCCATGGGCGGGGAGTCGGTAATTGCAGGCATTTCTCTCGACCCGTTTCCCCTCCCGACGATCGTAGCCAGTGAGGACTTTAACTGGATTTCAGAAGAGAGAAGCGCAGACTCTCAAGCCTTTGGTGGTGACTCAGTTTGTGAGTTTGATGAGATATCAGCTGCCAAGGGATGCCTTGGGCGCTTCCCTGGTGGAGAGATGATGGGTATCATAAAGAGATTCCTCAAATTAGATGCATGA